From a region of the Macrobrachium nipponense isolate FS-2020 chromosome 3, ASM1510439v2, whole genome shotgun sequence genome:
- the LOC135222307 gene encoding uncharacterized protein LOC135222307, with product MPKSGLPHTRLDLNNMCKAFKGGMACVDRYTSNCLSPEERSELEMHLKGARSFLAFLCDDPVFQKDYLSHGPCLRDVSSDWEKCHFHFKRLVSLQHQATNITAAVRDHNLCCIREGFLSCVYRVGYFRCQKPEALFLKKVTATLSYNDIQAEQCRHVNRKTCSRANDRSSAFSTFWMSLAASSLLLILQSSAWLLLL from the exons ATGCCCAAGAGTGGTCTACCCCATACCCGACTTGATCTTAACAATATGTGCAA GGCCTTCAAGGGCGGCATGGCCTGCGTTGACAGGTACACCTCCAACTGCCTGAGCCCCGAGGAGAGATCGGAGCTGGAGATGCACCTGAAGGGGGCGAGGTCGTTTCTGGCCTTTCTCTGCGACGACCCCGTTTTCCAAAAAG ACTACTTGTCGCACGGGCCGTGCTTGCGGGATGTGAGCAGCGACTGGGAGAAATGCCACTTCCACTTCAAGCGCCTCGTGAGTCTTCAACACCAGGCCACCAACATCACAGCCGCCGTCAGGGACCACAATTTATGCTG CATCCGTGAGGGCTTCTTGTCCTGCGTGTACAGAGTCGGCTACTTCCGGTGCCAAAAACCCGAAGCCCTCTTCCTGAAGAAGGTGACGGCGACGCTGTCCTACAACGACATTCAGGCGGAGCAATGTCGGCATGTCAACAGAAAGACTTGCTCACGCGCAAACGACCGTTCTTCAGCGTTCAGTACCTTTTGGATGTCATTAGCGGCGAGTTCTCTGCTGTTAATATTGCAGAGCTCTGCCTGGCTTCTTCTTCTATAA